One Robbsia sp. KACC 23696 DNA segment encodes these proteins:
- the tssK gene encoding type VI secretion system baseplate subunit TssK, producing MTDERRESIIERVEWHEGMLLSPQHFQLLDARVDQLMRWHRLHASPFAWGVWSCRFEPMSLALGKIQVLALEAVMSDGTVVHYDVADPLQAPLELDLQRHAALLNGDAVDVYLTLPGAHTLQGNPADDTADADADAKAARRRFRSVAGPLVPDTVSGGDAVAVPRRVPHLRLAAGDVPDARYDVLRIATLRRSADVVMLDDRLPPSLRLADQGPIMARLSDIAVRMRAKAVFLARQRAQPGLAARDGLRCLTLALPQVEAMRQTPDLHPHTLFGALAAIRGALALLLEDTVPALLDRYDHDDPGKSVMPLIADIERAMQAVSVRYRERTFTLRDGVYEAVLEEDLGDSCLVVAIGGTIQGLTAWMANAVIGSKADLPTLRARRVLGLPREAIDDASTRIGGDSATRAVFRIDTRHAYLQAGTALALYRPPTPGQPVYEPTFVLLEALPIQGDGRESNTMEAVAC from the coding sequence ATGACCGACGAGCGTAGGGAAAGCATCATCGAGCGGGTCGAATGGCATGAGGGCATGCTGTTGTCGCCGCAGCACTTCCAGTTGCTGGACGCGCGCGTGGACCAACTGATGCGCTGGCATCGTTTGCACGCCAGTCCCTTCGCCTGGGGTGTCTGGTCCTGTCGTTTCGAGCCGATGTCATTGGCACTCGGCAAAATCCAGGTCCTTGCGCTGGAGGCCGTCATGTCGGATGGCACGGTGGTGCACTACGACGTGGCGGACCCCTTGCAGGCGCCGCTCGAACTCGATCTGCAGCGGCACGCGGCGCTGCTGAACGGCGACGCCGTCGATGTGTATTTGACGCTTCCCGGGGCGCATACGCTGCAAGGCAATCCTGCCGATGACACCGCCGATGCCGATGCCGATGCGAAGGCGGCGCGCCGACGTTTTCGATCCGTTGCCGGGCCGCTCGTGCCCGATACGGTATCCGGCGGAGATGCCGTGGCGGTGCCGCGCCGGGTGCCCCATCTGCGCCTGGCGGCAGGCGACGTGCCCGATGCGCGCTATGACGTGTTGCGGATCGCCACGTTAAGGCGTAGCGCCGATGTCGTGATGCTCGACGATCGTCTGCCGCCGTCGCTGCGGCTGGCGGATCAGGGGCCGATCATGGCGCGGCTGTCCGATATCGCCGTGCGGATGCGCGCCAAAGCGGTGTTTCTCGCACGGCAGCGCGCGCAGCCGGGTCTCGCTGCGCGCGACGGTCTTCGGTGCCTGACGCTGGCATTGCCGCAGGTCGAGGCGATGCGGCAGACGCCGGACCTGCATCCGCATACGTTGTTCGGGGCGCTCGCTGCCATCCGCGGCGCCTTGGCGCTGTTGCTCGAGGACACGGTGCCGGCCTTACTCGATCGCTACGATCACGACGACCCGGGAAAGAGCGTGATGCCCTTGATCGCCGATATCGAGCGGGCCATGCAGGCGGTTAGCGTGCGCTATCGCGAGCGCACGTTCACCTTACGCGACGGGGTCTATGAAGCGGTTCTGGAAGAGGATCTCGGCGACAGCTGTCTGGTCGTCGCAATCGGCGGGACGATACAAGGTTTGACGGCGTGGATGGCGAACGCGGTGATTGGATCGAAGGCCGATCTGCCCACGCTACGCGCGCGCCGTGTTCTCGGCCTGCCGCGCGAAGCGATCGATGATGCATCGACGCGCATCGGCGGCGATAGCGCGACTCGTGCGGTGTTTCGTATCGATACGCGGCACGCTTACCTGCAGGCGGGAACCGCGCTGGCGCTGTACCGGCCGCCTACGCCTGGGCAGCCCGTGTACGAGCCGACATTCGTCTTGCTCGAAGCGCTGCCGATCCAGGGCGACGGGCGCGAAAGCAATACGATGGAGGCCGTCGCATGCTGA
- the tssI gene encoding type VI secretion system tip protein TssI/VgrG: MPDAENRTDFTASLRIEGVDQVLVLDTLDGEEGVSRLYAFSIAFTVSGEPLDVTTMITRPLSITMRFAGQRDRFVRGIVSEIVEGDARTAPGNDHDIVHCYTASVVPKIALLTFDSDRSIYQGQRLPEIMGSLFREHDIAFEDCLTKTYPVRDYCVRYDESAYAFIARLMAEAGIFFCFDMAAEPPRLILADVPSYALPGSTTQVLRYVRRPAEHMAFDTMWARRMAQTAVPRQVIVNDYQPTTSASLLLAQAGNTAAWGARYVYPGGHDDVGDGAQRAQRRLEAAGVPRATLSGTTCCHALTAWSRMALKGDGVDANKPGDSDYRVLTVRHQIQDGRYQARFSAMPVDCPFRPEPIDRPRIAGSQTGVVVGPAGETVWVDDAGRIKVRLHWDRTSAADEHASCWIRIAQATAGQGWGHWVLPRIGQEVLVNYVEGDPDRPVVTATLYNDVHTPPLTLPREQTQTVLRSRTFGAGASDGNALVFDDKADAQLLALHASRAMQIDVTNAMSTTIADGDETHRVSKGNRVFEIAEGDDTQTVQGKRTETVNGDHAVHDGSAYRHLVSGDYTLRIDGNFTIEVGGNIGIKAAGALSNEAGTALTNKAGTTLSNEGLSISSKASATQTVDGGGMLTLKGGLVSIN, translated from the coding sequence ATGCCTGATGCGGAAAACCGCACGGACTTCACGGCGAGCCTGCGCATCGAAGGCGTCGATCAGGTCCTCGTGCTCGACACGCTGGACGGCGAGGAGGGGGTGTCGCGGCTTTATGCGTTTTCGATCGCGTTCACCGTGAGCGGCGAACCGCTCGACGTCACGACGATGATCACGCGGCCGCTGTCGATCACCATGCGCTTCGCGGGGCAACGCGATCGTTTCGTGCGTGGGATCGTGTCCGAAATCGTCGAGGGCGACGCGCGAACGGCACCGGGAAACGACCACGATATCGTGCATTGCTACACCGCCAGCGTCGTGCCGAAAATAGCGTTGCTGACCTTCGATTCGGATCGTTCCATCTATCAAGGTCAGCGTCTTCCCGAGATCATGGGGAGCCTCTTCCGCGAACACGATATCGCCTTCGAAGACTGTCTCACGAAGACCTATCCGGTCCGCGATTATTGTGTGAGATACGACGAAAGTGCATACGCTTTTATCGCCCGTCTGATGGCGGAAGCAGGCATCTTCTTTTGTTTCGACATGGCCGCGGAGCCGCCCCGGCTCATTCTCGCCGATGTGCCGTCGTATGCCTTGCCGGGTAGTACGACGCAGGTCCTGCGTTATGTGCGCCGCCCGGCGGAACATATGGCCTTCGATACGATGTGGGCGCGTCGCATGGCACAGACGGCGGTGCCGCGTCAGGTGATCGTCAACGATTATCAGCCGACGACATCGGCCAGCTTGCTATTGGCGCAGGCGGGCAACACGGCGGCGTGGGGCGCACGGTATGTCTATCCGGGCGGGCACGACGATGTCGGTGATGGCGCGCAGCGGGCGCAGCGGCGTTTGGAAGCGGCGGGCGTCCCGCGTGCCACGCTGTCCGGGACGACGTGTTGTCATGCCTTGACGGCGTGGTCGCGAATGGCGCTGAAAGGCGACGGCGTAGACGCCAATAAGCCGGGCGATAGCGATTACCGTGTGTTGACGGTCCGGCATCAGATTCAAGACGGGCGGTACCAGGCGCGGTTTTCGGCGATGCCGGTCGATTGCCCCTTTCGACCGGAGCCGATCGACAGGCCCCGCATCGCCGGATCGCAGACCGGCGTCGTGGTTGGGCCAGCGGGAGAAACGGTCTGGGTCGACGACGCGGGGCGGATCAAGGTGCGATTGCACTGGGATCGCACAAGTGCTGCCGACGAACATGCGTCGTGCTGGATACGCATTGCCCAAGCAACGGCGGGGCAAGGGTGGGGACATTGGGTGTTGCCCCGCATCGGACAGGAAGTCCTGGTGAATTACGTGGAGGGCGATCCGGATCGCCCCGTCGTGACGGCGACCCTTTACAACGACGTACACACACCGCCGCTCACCTTGCCGCGTGAGCAGACGCAGACGGTCCTGCGCTCGCGCACCTTCGGCGCGGGTGCCAGCGACGGCAATGCGCTGGTCTTCGACGACAAGGCGGACGCGCAATTGTTGGCGCTTCACGCCAGCCGGGCGATGCAGATCGACGTGACGAATGCGATGTCGACGACGATCGCCGACGGCGACGAGACGCATCGTGTGAGCAAGGGAAACCGTGTGTTTGAAATCGCCGAAGGTGACGACACGCAGACGGTGCAGGGCAAGCGGACCGAAACGGTCAACGGCGATCATGCCGTGCACGATGGGTCCGCCTATCGGCATCTGGTCTCCGGGGACTATACGTTGCGAATCGATGGCAATTTCACCATCGAGGTGGGCGGCAATATCGGGATCAAGGCGGCAGGCGCGCTGTCCAATGAGGCGGGGACGGCATTGACGAACAAGGCCGGGACGACCTTGTCGAACGAAGGGCTGTCGATATCGTCGAAAGCATCGGCGACGCAGACGGTGGACGGCGGCGGCATGTTGACGTTGAAAGGCGGCCTGGTGTCGATCAACTGA
- a CDS encoding DotU family type IV/VI secretion system protein — protein sequence MLSIPSWQDAAVFVPFRAFVAEIDGIARSVDAASFVADSTAWVPGSDMYGPPAPRAEDGPTAPPTRAVEAAREVSDRLVQRLQLQGVQWQMSAYAEIGEAAHELQYMFAALADDLLLNTAWPGQAAWIGCLIEARLFNSHVAGDAVFARIERLVKTQRPSTPMLARLYLSMLALGYRGRYHGHLASLGQFAPLGEASVGASAAEQLARYRRALYEALMQRPLSDDARRPRRVDARPYAHTLDTVMPMRFRRPARWAIVVLIGIGVMLVLSELAWLASSWPVRETLRQTMLPSTQVLTKPPRVVRIASHAAHRDASA from the coding sequence ATGCTGAGCATTCCCAGCTGGCAGGATGCGGCGGTATTCGTGCCGTTTCGCGCCTTCGTGGCGGAAATCGACGGGATCGCGCGCTCCGTCGATGCGGCTAGCTTCGTCGCCGACAGCACCGCATGGGTGCCGGGCTCCGATATGTACGGGCCTCCGGCACCGCGTGCCGAGGACGGGCCCACGGCGCCCCCGACGCGGGCGGTCGAAGCGGCCCGGGAGGTCAGTGATCGCCTGGTGCAACGCCTGCAGTTACAGGGCGTGCAGTGGCAGATGAGCGCTTACGCCGAGATAGGCGAGGCGGCGCATGAACTGCAATATATGTTCGCCGCGCTGGCGGACGATCTGCTACTGAACACCGCGTGGCCTGGGCAGGCCGCATGGATCGGCTGCCTTATCGAGGCACGCCTGTTCAACAGTCATGTGGCCGGCGATGCGGTGTTCGCCCGCATCGAGCGGCTCGTGAAGACGCAACGTCCGTCCACGCCGATGCTGGCACGACTCTATCTGTCGATGCTGGCACTGGGTTATCGCGGCCGCTATCACGGACACCTCGCCTCGCTCGGACAATTCGCGCCGCTAGGGGAAGCGTCTGTCGGCGCGAGCGCGGCCGAGCAGCTCGCCCGGTATCGACGGGCGCTTTACGAGGCGTTGATGCAGCGTCCGCTTTCCGACGATGCGCGTCGGCCGCGTCGCGTCGATGCCCGACCCTATGCGCATACGCTCGATACCGTCATGCCGATGCGCTTTCGTCGTCCGGCGCGGTGGGCGATTGTCGTCTTGATTGGCATCGGCGTGATGCTGGTGCTTTCGGAACTCGCCTGGCTTGCAAGCAGTTGGCCCGTGCGCGAGACGCTGCGCCAAACAATGCTGCCTTCGACCCAAGTGCTGACGAAGCCGCCGCGTGTCGTTCGAATCGCTTCTCATGCCGCGCATCGCGATGCCAGCGCGTGA
- a CDS encoding DUF4280 domain-containing protein produces MALLTIAGATLQCTFGAAPSVLNVLPLKRTLSGTPAATITDNLPLVNIVPFGVCSCPANPMVAAATAAAAGVLTPMPCVPVCAAPWIPGALRTVIGKTPALDSKSLLLCQWGGVIKIVAPGQATVTVGG; encoded by the coding sequence ATGGCCTTGTTGACGATCGCCGGTGCCACGCTGCAATGCACGTTCGGCGCCGCCCCTTCGGTACTGAACGTACTGCCGCTGAAGCGGACGCTGTCGGGGACGCCGGCGGCCACCATTACCGACAACCTTCCCCTCGTGAATATCGTGCCTTTCGGTGTTTGTTCTTGTCCGGCCAATCCGATGGTGGCTGCTGCCACCGCCGCCGCGGCCGGTGTGTTGACGCCGATGCCATGCGTGCCTGTCTGTGCTGCGCCGTGGATTCCCGGCGCATTGCGCACCGTGATCGGCAAGACGCCGGCACTGGATAGCAAGAGCCTCTTGTTGTGCCAGTGGGGCGGCGTCATCAAGATCGTCGCGCCGGGTCAGGCGACCGTGACGGTGGGCGGATGA